Proteins found in one Exiguobacterium sp. 9-2 genomic segment:
- a CDS encoding DUF1516 family protein, with amino-acid sequence MPITAFVHTHVLLWVLLLVTFFVAFSMYKNNKKAAKGIHMAFRLLLLLTFATGLYLYIKIMGVSENPDPLYHAKITAGLLTLIFGELTLVRVKKGKAYSGFVIGFIVLVLVTVFLGYSLPYGMKFF; translated from the coding sequence ATGCCAATCACAGCATTCGTTCACACACACGTCTTACTTTGGGTACTTTTATTGGTTACGTTCTTCGTCGCGTTTTCGATGTACAAGAACAATAAGAAAGCCGCAAAAGGCATTCATATGGCGTTCCGTCTTCTGCTTTTATTGACGTTCGCGACAGGTCTTTACCTGTACATTAAAATCATGGGGGTGTCTGAAAATCCAGATCCACTCTACCATGCGAAGATCACAGCAGGTCTTTTGACGCTCATCTTCGGAGAATTGACACTCGTTCGTGTCAAAAAAGGAAAAGCCTATTCCGGTTTCGTCATCGGATTCATCGTGCTTGTCCTTGTGACAGTATTCCTTGGCTATTCGCTTCCATACGGTATGAAGTTTTTCTGA
- a CDS encoding class I SAM-dependent methyltransferase — translation MAQLKEWTKVFRARKWMKRAEPVLPLWHGYIGYKYGLFDALQSGATQAEAQLRMRRPLTQEALSRWFEVGVAVGHLKKKDLRYTATRHVLPELSQSDDRSIGFMLSEMMELHLPALFSYPQFLEEGQQKVFNGEEHGDIVAETSALVETVAFPAVRHIIRSRNLTSLLDIGCAYGGYLRKIHEALPELRLAGIDIEESVIAEARRRDTSGEIDFVVGDIKTFDVKETYDGVMMNNILYYFPQPERLALLKGVRRFVKDDGTVILVTPLRDSSHGAPFSAAFNAFMTLHENLYPLPSQEELKEDLSKAGFGNISITPFLKEGAWYIVTANATS, via the coding sequence GTGGCACAGTTGAAGGAATGGACGAAGGTCTTCCGGGCACGGAAATGGATGAAACGCGCAGAACCGGTGTTACCACTCTGGCATGGATACATCGGTTATAAATATGGGTTATTCGATGCTCTTCAATCGGGAGCGACGCAGGCGGAAGCGCAACTACGGATGCGACGTCCGCTGACACAGGAAGCGTTATCCCGCTGGTTTGAGGTTGGCGTAGCTGTCGGTCATTTAAAGAAAAAAGATTTACGTTATACGGCGACGCGTCATGTATTGCCAGAACTTTCTCAATCAGACGATCGTAGTATCGGTTTTATGTTATCTGAGATGATGGAGCTACATTTACCCGCCTTGTTCTCTTATCCACAATTCCTAGAAGAGGGGCAACAGAAAGTCTTTAATGGAGAAGAACATGGCGACATCGTTGCCGAAACGTCGGCACTTGTCGAGACCGTTGCTTTCCCGGCTGTACGTCATATCATTCGAAGTCGCAATCTGACATCACTGCTCGATATCGGCTGTGCCTATGGCGGTTATCTTCGCAAAATTCATGAAGCGTTACCTGAATTGCGGCTCGCTGGAATCGATATTGAAGAGTCGGTCATCGCCGAAGCGAGACGACGAGATACGAGTGGAGAGATTGACTTCGTCGTCGGAGACATCAAAACGTTTGACGTAAAAGAAACGTATGATGGTGTCATGATGAATAATATTTTGTATTACTTCCCACAACCGGAACGTCTTGCTTTACTAAAAGGGGTACGCCGTTTTGTCAAAGATGATGGAACAGTCATTCTCGTCACTCCACTTCGTGACAGTTCACATGGTGCACCGTTCTCAGCAGCATTCAATGCCTTTATGACACTGCATGAGAATTTGTATCCATTACCAAGCCAGGAAGAATTGAAAGAAGATTTATCGAAAGCTGGGTTTGGAAATATTTCGATCACACCATTCTTAAAAGAAGGTGCTTGGTATATCGTGACTGCAAACGCCACTTCCTAA